One region of Lytechinus pictus isolate F3 Inbred chromosome 8, Lp3.0, whole genome shotgun sequence genomic DNA includes:
- the LOC129259288 gene encoding uncharacterized protein LOC129259288 has translation MPVSLSVWRVRIGTYLRRYRHDPKKEAEQSKESDNANSENSSRNGCSLVENGKAVNTSCQQPPSSDDVDQKTAHTESPRNTSDSKVDVHYQTLSISVISGCDITNGSSCDFRSPGNITQHGFLCVDDRNLSTRSTGSRERQSIPVPDPSDTKVPKPSDVDELDMRYITIHRVSPANFCTSTQISKKDQPGGTSDSYSQEARAITGAQDDDKHDEKETSNTIPYCTDGKSSPSSKLDTCTSSNAEYTSSCTRGWITRCTMRWIIWTLTFKMKLSNQERARAIGMLQSGQSFRQVARYFQVSPTTISNLNQHYLATDEVRDRPRSGRPRATTPAEDRRSPGATMPVSLSLWRVRIGTFMRRKQKAYDYFYYLRNYVYGLKLMEKAKKAAQHSRENNRGNCHISSFNGYSSGENGKTDNASCRQPPPSNDVDPNPSQTEFPSDREAKSSKVEACSQISYVVDIGSSSHNKSPDQIAQDMSLSTKDRTLSTCSTCSTKQESILAPEPTTACDVDDELDLRYITIHSVSPVNYNSTQTSKPDQPDGTSESYSQVAEHHETPIFPGNISYSLSGEADEIKMKYNAVVITVLLLMSGDVEPNPGPDTNPGNLTEFELHLLADGMDPSDFRKVGLALGFTEAQLSRFKEDNIGNIMLALYKMLCEWLKTVRHQEAREMLSNKLKDINLIQLADSVQKGQYYTTTYMITTAM, from the exons ATGCCTGTCTCTCTGAGTGTCTGGCGGGTCAGAATCGGCACTTATCTCAGGAGGTATCGCCATGATCCGAAGAAAGAAGCTGAACAATCAAAAGAAAGTGATAATGCCAATAGCGAGAATTCATCTAGAAATGGTTGTTCACTAGTTGAAAATGGCAAAGCTGTCAACACATCCTGTCAACAACCTCCATCTTCTGACGATGTAGACCAGAAAACAGCCCATACTGAATCTCCAAGAAACACCAGCGATAGTAAAGTCGACGTGCATTATCAAACTCTGTCGATCTCGGTCATTTCCGGTTGTGACATCACCAACGGATCTTCATGTGATTTCAGAAGCCCCGGAAATATCACTCAACATGGGTTTCTGTGTGTTGATGACCGTAATCTTTCAACACGTTCAACAGGTTCGAGAGAAAGGCAATCCATTCCTGTCCCAGATCCTTCTGACACCAAAGTTCCAAAGCCTTCTGACGTAGATGAGTTGGATATGAGATATATCACCATTCATCGCGTATCACCTGCAAACTTCTGTACCTCCACTCAAATAAGTAAAAAGGACCAACCTGGTGGCACGTCTGATTCTTACTCACAGGAAGCTAGAGCCATCACTGGTGCTCAAGATGATGACAAACATGACGAGAAGGAGACATCAAACACTATACCATATTGTACAGACGGTAAATCGTCACCTAGTTCTAAActggatacatgtacatctagcAATGCTGAATACACTTCATCGTGTACCAGG GGATGGATCACGAGATGCACAATGAGATGGATCATTTggacactcactttcaagatgaAGCTTTCCAATCAAGAGCGTGCAAGAGCAATAGGAATGTTGCAGTCTGGGCAGTCATTTAGACAAGTGGCTCGATATTTCCAGGTTTCACCaacaacaatttcaaatttgaaccagCATTATTTGGCTACTGATGAAGTTAGAGACCGCCCTAGGAGTGGTCGACCTAGGGCCACCACCCCTGCAGAAGATAGGAGG TCTCCAGGTGCCACCATGCCTGTCTCTCTCAGTCTTTGGCGTGTCAGGATCGGCACGTTTATGCGTCGCAAGCAGAAAGCATATGACTACTTTTACTACCTGAGGAATTATGTTTATGGTCTTAAATTAATGGAAAAGGCTAAGAAAGCAGCTCAACACTCAAGAGAAAATAACAGAGGCAATTGCCACATCTCGTCTTTCAATGGCTATTCATCTGGTGAAAATGGCAAAACTGATAACGCATCATGTCGACAACCTCCGCCTTCTAACGATGTAGACCCAAATCCCTCCCAAACTGAATTTCCAAGTGATCGTGAGGCTAAAAGTAGCAAAGTCGAAGCATGTTCTCAGATCAGTTACGTTGTGGACATTGGCTCTTCGTCTCATAATAAAAGTCCCGATCAGATCGCTCAGGATATGTCTTTGAGTACCAAGGACCGTActctttcaacatgttcaaccTGTTCAACAAAACAGGAATCCATTCTTGCCCCGGAACCTACCACGGCCTGTGACGTAGACGACGAGCTGGACCTGAGATACATAACCATTCATAGCGTATCACCTGTAAACTACAATTCAACTCAAACAAGTAAACCAGACCAACCAGACGGCACATCGGAGTCATACTCGCAG GTCGCAGAACATCATGAAACACCAATCTTTCCAGGCAATATATCTTATTCACTCAGTGGAGAAGCAGATGAAATCAAGATGAAGTACAATGCTGTTGTGATCACTGTGCTCCTACTGATGTCTGGTGACGTGGAACCAAACCCGGGTCCAGATACCAA CCCTGGGAATCTAACTGAGTTCGAACTCCATCTCCTTGCTGACGGTATGGATCCATCAGACTTCAGGAAGGTCGGACTAGCTCTAGGATTCACCGAGGCTCAACTAAGTCGATTCAAGGAAGACAACATTGGCAACATAATGCTCGCTCTATATAAGATGCTTTGCGAATGGCTTAAGACAGTAAGGCATCAAGAAGCGAGGGAAATGCTATCCAACAAGTTAAAAGACATCAATCTGATACAACTGGCCGACAGTGTACAAAAAGGTCAGTATTATACAACCACCTACATGATCACTACTGCCATGTAA